In Triticum aestivum cultivar Chinese Spring chromosome 5B, IWGSC CS RefSeq v2.1, whole genome shotgun sequence, the following proteins share a genomic window:
- the LOC123115376 gene encoding uncharacterized protein, with protein sequence MNTEKLKRFLTGLVVGLGIAALILSANATRPEKPEDIRLNERGECVYPMSLSFVVGLAELAVLVGCVSYFTFKQGCCCVRRDGVSEWSFALGIFFAIIAWLLTLWAVRLYLVDVEAIWPGRRGKPPECYASLKTDHHRLMEKAFRPFIFAILFAIGSSKKLSPPPPVETQLAS encoded by the exons ATGAACACAGAGAAGTTAAAAAGGTTCCTAACTGGGTTGGTGGTAGGATTAGGCATAGCGGCCTTGATTCTCTCCGCCAATGCCACAAGGCCCGAG AAGCCGGAGGATATCAGGTTGAACGAGAGGGGTGAATGCGTGTACCCCATGAGCCTGTCTTTCGTGGTGGGTTTGGCCGAGCTGGCTGTCCTTGTGGGCTGCGTCTCGTATTTCACCTTCAAACAAGGATGCTGCTGCGTGCGCCGCGACGGCGTCTCTGAATGGAGCTTCGCGCTGGGCATCTTCTTCGCTATCATCGCATG GTTATTGACGTTGTGGGCGGTACGACTATATCTCGTCGACGTGGAGGCGATCTGGCCGGGGAGGCGTGGTAAACCCCCGGAGTGTTACGCCTCTCTTAAGACGGATCACCATCGCCTTATGGAGAAAGCATTCAGACCCTTCATCTTTGCCATCCTCTTTGCAATCGGCTCCTCCAAGAAACTTTCCCCCCCTCCTCCTGTAGAAacccagctagctagctag